In Acidobacteriota bacterium, a single window of DNA contains:
- a CDS encoding HD domain-containing phosphohydrolase translates to MNDGGSRERNGRTIGIFWILSVLLLALVVVPLVSFAWKTISVSKDTIEESLRERQLKTALPAAAHLQNLMDEYRRRLQDLVASFEVFANDADYKARYEDLLQRGILSRFLADDTLLLSYQDAEGGHFTAPWRGLLPEEQGQLTNHVLPLGEEAIRTGRPTLSRIFFLKLIALKGLPEPAVAVTIPVSSGGRPVAAITAVFLLQGIQDSLKVYSREFTLYVTDTEGHLIFHSERAHQTQAQDLSSDPVVQRVLSSGVLPTSPVNFNVTKLVGEKKRTFLVTCAPVTTYDWLLFSEVDRENYYAPIVRLKAQSTWWVALSIVGALVIGIYLARLITRPITTLVDVSRDLARGNFSRRADVRSLTEIGELGRAFNAMAGEIEEYIQKVEAAAKETQQLFMDSIRAIANALDAKDPYTRGHSERVSAYSMIVGQEYGLDERSMRIMEIASLLHDVGKIGIEDRILRKPGALTAEEFEIMKTHPPKGAQILGSIPQMRDIIPGIRFHHEKWAGGGYPDGLKGQSIPLLARIIGVADAFDAMTTNRPYQKAMTPAQAAARINDLKVSVYDPQVVEAFNRAFQKGLFAPFFQPAHQKQPA, encoded by the coding sequence GTCAGCAAGGACACGATCGAGGAATCCCTGAGGGAGCGCCAGCTCAAGACGGCCCTGCCCGCGGCCGCCCACCTCCAGAACCTCATGGACGAATACCGCCGGCGCCTCCAGGACCTGGTGGCTTCCTTCGAGGTCTTCGCCAACGACGCCGACTACAAGGCCCGGTACGAAGACCTCCTCCAGCGCGGGATCCTGAGCCGGTTCCTCGCCGACGACACCCTCCTGCTCTCCTATCAGGACGCCGAGGGCGGGCACTTCACGGCTCCCTGGCGCGGCCTCCTCCCCGAGGAGCAGGGCCAGCTGACGAACCACGTCCTTCCCCTCGGAGAGGAGGCCATCCGGACCGGCCGGCCCACCCTCTCCCGGATCTTCTTCCTCAAGCTCATCGCGTTGAAGGGGCTTCCCGAACCCGCGGTGGCCGTGACCATCCCCGTCTCCTCCGGGGGGCGGCCCGTGGCGGCCATCACGGCCGTCTTTCTACTCCAGGGCATCCAGGACAGCCTGAAGGTGTACAGCCGGGAATTCACCCTCTACGTCACCGATACGGAGGGCCATCTGATCTTCCACTCCGAGAGGGCCCACCAGACCCAGGCCCAGGACCTCTCCTCGGACCCCGTGGTCCAGAGGGTCCTTTCTTCCGGGGTTCTCCCCACCAGCCCCGTGAATTTCAACGTGACCAAGCTCGTGGGAGAAAAGAAGAGGACCTTCCTGGTCACCTGCGCCCCGGTCACCACCTACGACTGGCTCCTCTTCTCGGAGGTGGACCGGGAAAACTACTATGCCCCCATCGTGCGGTTGAAGGCCCAGTCCACCTGGTGGGTGGCCCTCTCCATCGTGGGGGCCCTGGTCATCGGGATCTACCTGGCCCGGCTCATCACCCGGCCCATCACCACCCTCGTGGATGTGAGCCGGGACCTGGCTCGGGGAAACTTCTCCCGGCGGGCCGACGTGCGGAGCCTCACGGAAATCGGCGAACTCGGCCGGGCCTTCAACGCCATGGCCGGGGAGATCGAGGAGTACATCCAGAAGGTCGAGGCGGCGGCGAAAGAGACCCAGCAGCTCTTCATGGACTCCATCCGCGCCATCGCCAACGCCCTGGACGCCAAGGATCCTTACACCCGCGGCCATTCCGAACGGGTGTCGGCCTACTCCATGATCGTGGGCCAGGAATACGGCCTGGACGAGAGGTCCATGCGGATCATGGAGATTGCCTCCCTCCTGCACGACGTGGGCAAGATCGGCATCGAGGATCGCATCCTGAGGAAACCCGGGGCCCTGACGGCGGAGGAGTTCGAGATCATGAAGACCCATCCCCCCAAGGGGGCCCAGATCCTCGGGTCCATTCCCCAGATGCGGGACATCATCCCCGGGATCCGGTTCCACCACGAGAAGTGGGCGGGTGGCGGCTACCCGGACGGCCTCAAAGGCCAGTCCATCCCCCTCCTGGCGCGGATCATCGGGGTGGCGGACGCCTTCGACGCCATGACCACGAACCGCCCCTACCAAAAGGCCATGACGCCCGCCCAGGCGGCCGCCCGCATCAACGACTTGAAGGTCAGCGTGTACGACCCCCAGGTCGTGGAGGCCTTCAACCGGGCTTTCCAGAAGGGCCTGTTCGCGCCCTTCTTCCAGCCCGCCCACCAGAAACAGCCCGCGTGA